Proteins from one Gossypium raimondii isolate GPD5lz chromosome 8, ASM2569854v1, whole genome shotgun sequence genomic window:
- the LOC105792291 gene encoding signal recognition particle 9 kDa protein, with product MVYVTSWDEFVERTVQLFRASPESTRYCMKYRHCDGKLVLKVTDNKECLKFKTDQAQEAKKMEKLNNIFFTLMARGPDVDMSEITGKEQIEAQPAKKGRGRKQ from the exons ATGGTTTACGTAACATCGTGGGACGAATTCGTCGAGCGAACCGTGCAGTTGTTCCGTGCCAGTCCTGAATCT ACGCGGTATTGCATGAAGTACCGGCATTGCGATGGAAAATTGGTTTTGAAGGTTACTGATAACAAAGAG TGCCTTAAGTTCAAGACAGATCAAGCACAGGAGGCCAAGAAGATGGAGAAACTGAACAATATATTCTTTACCTTGATGGCTCGGGGACCTGATG TGGACATGTCAGAAATTACAGGGAAAGAACAGATCGAAGCCCAACCAGCAAAGAAGGGAAGGGGAAGAAAACAGTAG